In Pseudoalteromonas sp. MM1, a single window of DNA contains:
- the parC gene encoding DNA topoisomerase IV subunit A has product MSDTDTLLMQGIEQQTMGRFTEDAYLNYSMYVIMDRALPHVGDGLKPVQRRIIYAMSELGLSAAAKYKKSARTVGDVLGKYHPHGDSACYEAMVLMAQPFSYRYPLVDGQGNWGAADDPKSFAAMRYTEARLSKFSEVLLKELGQGTVDWTPNFDGTMDEPLVLPARLPHILLNGVTGIAVGMATDIPPHNVREVASACCLLLDKPKTELDELLELVHAPDYPTDAEIITPKADIHKIYKTGRGSIKMRAVYTEEHGDIVITALPHQCSGAKVLEQIAAQMNAKKLPMVADLRDESDHENPTRIVIVPRSNRIKAEPLMAHLFATTDLEKNYRVNLNMLGLDGRPQVKDLRSILTEWLTFRRETVRRRLQYRLDKVLARLHILEGLLAAFLNIDEVIEIIRTEDKPKPVLMERFDLTEIQAEAILELKLRHLAKLEEFKIRGEQDELAKERDKLELTLGSDRRMSTLLKKEIQEASDMYGDDRRSPVIERVEAKALSEKDLIPSESVTVVLSDKGWARVGKGHDIDVEGLNYRAGDEYKASAKGKSNQPAVFLDSAGRAFATDAHSLPSARSQGEPMTGRFNLTAGANFEHVVMGEDSQVLLMASDAGYGFITDFKDLVSKNKNGKALVSVPKGGVLLSPIRVNDVATDYCMAISNEGRMLLFPLRDLPKLGKGKGNKIISIPGAKVQAREEFVKVLAVVPQGSSVTLHAGKRKLTLKPSDLEHYHGERGRRGNKLPRGLQRVDEAVVEFTPADEQSDDTLAEE; this is encoded by the coding sequence ATGAGTGATACAGATACCTTGCTAATGCAAGGAATTGAACAACAAACAATGGGGCGTTTTACCGAAGACGCCTACTTAAATTACTCTATGTACGTAATTATGGACCGTGCATTACCGCATGTTGGTGATGGTTTAAAACCGGTTCAACGTCGTATTATTTATGCTATGAGCGAGCTGGGTTTATCGGCCGCAGCTAAATATAAAAAATCGGCTCGTACGGTAGGTGATGTATTAGGTAAATACCATCCGCATGGCGACAGCGCCTGTTACGAAGCTATGGTATTAATGGCGCAGCCATTCTCTTATCGCTATCCGCTGGTGGATGGGCAAGGTAACTGGGGTGCAGCAGATGACCCTAAATCTTTCGCGGCCATGCGTTATACCGAAGCACGCTTATCAAAGTTCTCTGAGGTTTTACTTAAAGAGCTAGGCCAAGGCACCGTTGATTGGACGCCAAATTTTGACGGCACCATGGACGAGCCATTAGTGTTACCCGCGCGTTTACCGCATATTTTGTTAAATGGTGTAACCGGTATTGCAGTAGGTATGGCAACCGATATTCCACCACATAATGTGCGCGAAGTAGCCAGTGCGTGTTGTTTATTACTTGATAAGCCTAAAACCGAGCTTGATGAATTACTAGAGCTTGTACACGCGCCTGATTACCCAACCGACGCTGAAATAATTACCCCTAAAGCCGATATTCATAAAATATACAAAACCGGCCGAGGCTCAATTAAAATGCGCGCGGTGTATACTGAAGAACACGGCGATATTGTTATTACGGCGCTACCGCATCAGTGTTCAGGGGCTAAGGTACTTGAGCAAATAGCAGCGCAAATGAATGCTAAAAAGCTGCCAATGGTCGCTGATTTACGTGATGAGTCTGATCATGAAAATCCAACCCGCATCGTGATAGTACCGCGTTCAAATCGCATTAAAGCTGAGCCGTTAATGGCGCACTTATTTGCCACCACCGACCTTGAAAAAAACTACCGTGTAAACTTAAACATGCTGGGCCTTGATGGCCGCCCACAAGTTAAAGACTTACGCAGTATTTTAACCGAGTGGTTAACATTTAGACGTGAAACAGTACGTAGACGTTTGCAGTATCGTTTAGATAAGGTGCTTGCGCGGCTACATATTTTAGAAGGTTTACTCGCTGCCTTTTTAAATATTGATGAAGTGATTGAAATTATTCGCACAGAAGATAAACCAAAACCTGTGTTAATGGAGCGCTTTGATTTAACCGAAATTCAAGCCGAAGCCATTTTAGAGTTAAAACTTCGTCATTTAGCAAAATTAGAAGAGTTTAAAATACGTGGCGAGCAAGATGAGCTGGCCAAAGAGCGCGACAAGTTAGAGCTAACCTTAGGCTCAGACCGTCGTATGTCCACGCTTCTTAAAAAAGAGATTCAAGAAGCGTCCGACATGTATGGCGACGATCGCCGCTCACCGGTTATTGAGCGCGTAGAAGCAAAAGCACTTAGTGAAAAAGATTTAATACCTTCAGAGTCGGTAACGGTCGTACTTTCTGATAAAGGCTGGGCACGTGTTGGTAAAGGCCATGACATAGACGTAGAAGGGCTAAATTACCGTGCTGGCGATGAGTACAAAGCATCCGCTAAAGGGAAGAGCAATCAGCCTGCGGTATTTTTAGATTCAGCAGGGCGTGCATTTGCAACCGATGCACACAGCTTGCCATCGGCACGTAGCCAAGGCGAGCCAATGACTGGGCGTTTTAACCTCACCGCAGGGGCTAATTTTGAGCACGTGGTTATGGGAGAGGATAGCCAAGTACTACTTATGGCCTCTGACGCGGGTTATGGTTTTATTACTGACTTTAAAGACCTAGTGAGTAAGAACAAAAACGGTAAAGCGTTGGTAAGTGTACCTAAGGGCGGAGTGTTACTCTCACCCATTAGAGTAAACGATGTGGCAACCGATTACTGCATGGCTATTTCGAACGAAGGTCGCATGCTGTTATTTCCACTGCGTGACTTACCAAAACTGGGTAAAGGTAAAGGCAACAAAATTATCTCTATACCAGGCGCTAAAGTGCAAGCTCGGGAAGAGTTTGTAAAAGTGCTTGCAGTAGTACCACAAGGCAGTAGCGTTACGCTCCATGCTGGTAAACGAAAGCTCACACTTAAACCGAGCGACTTGGAGCATTATCATGGAGAGCGTGGACGTAGAGGTAATAAGTTACCTCGAGGCTTACAGCGTGTTGATGAAGCGGTTGTTGAATTTACACCGGCTGATGAGCAAAGTGATGATACGTTAGCTGAGGAATAA
- a CDS encoding 1-acylglycerol-3-phosphate O-acyltransferase, which produces MLAVIRIFIMVLFIFFSCVFGLLLSVVRPFHPNNVHVIAGWFGSMAKMLGVKLVLKRHPDALNIGPAVYLSNHQNNYDLFTVSAMVPENCVSLGKKSLKWIPFFGQLYWLSGNILIDRANRSKAAGTISKAAEKIKQKGLSIWVFPEGTRSYGRGLLPFKTGAFHTALSADVPIVPVCMSTTDKTIKLNRWDNGTIYIEMLAPISLDKKVGAREQATQVHSIMAAKITELDAQARDK; this is translated from the coding sequence TTGTTAGCTGTTATACGTATTTTTATTATGGTGCTGTTTATATTTTTCAGCTGCGTGTTTGGGTTGTTATTGTCGGTAGTGAGGCCATTTCATCCTAATAATGTGCATGTGATAGCCGGCTGGTTTGGCTCGATGGCTAAAATGTTAGGGGTTAAACTTGTCCTTAAGCGCCACCCTGATGCGCTCAATATTGGCCCTGCTGTTTACCTATCAAACCATCAAAATAATTACGATTTATTTACTGTTTCGGCCATGGTGCCAGAAAACTGCGTTAGCTTAGGTAAAAAAAGTTTAAAGTGGATCCCATTTTTTGGACAACTTTACTGGTTGTCTGGCAACATATTGATTGATAGAGCTAATCGCTCAAAAGCGGCAGGTACAATTTCAAAAGCCGCTGAAAAAATTAAACAAAAAGGGCTATCTATCTGGGTATTTCCAGAAGGCACAAGAAGCTACGGCCGTGGTTTACTGCCTTTTAAAACTGGCGCATTTCACACCGCTTTAAGCGCAGATGTACCCATAGTACCGGTATGTATGAGCACAACTGATAAAACTATTAAGCTAAATCGCTGGGATAATGGTACAATTTACATTGAAATGTTAGCGCCAATATCACTTGATAAAAAAGTGGGTGCCCGTGAACAGGCTACCCAAGTACATAGTATTATGGCCGCTAAAATAACTGAATTAGATGCTCAAGCGAGAGATAAATAA
- the rraB gene encoding ribonuclease E inhibitor RraB: MENWREISEDIVSSLLEDGSDPEILYEVEHHFVCEDFSKLEQAALAAFKLGYDVEEPAELELEDGSKIWSFDIVVEAELDVEVIMEDVDKLAALAVECDVEYDGWGTYFQE; the protein is encoded by the coding sequence ATGGAAAACTGGCGTGAAATAAGTGAAGACATCGTAAGTTCACTACTTGAAGATGGCTCTGATCCTGAAATACTTTATGAAGTTGAGCATCATTTTGTATGCGAAGATTTTAGCAAATTAGAGCAAGCGGCACTGGCTGCCTTTAAATTAGGTTACGATGTTGAAGAACCAGCAGAGCTTGAGCTGGAAGATGGCAGCAAAATTTGGAGCTTTGATATAGTCGTTGAAGCTGAGCTGGATGTAGAAGTTATAATGGAAGACGTTGATAAACTTGCAGCGCTAGCTGTTGAGTGTGACGTTGAATACGACGGTTGGGGCACTTACTTTCAAGAGTAA
- a CDS encoding polysaccharide lyase family 7 protein, with product MINHKKMFFYSAIATSSALSHAATINNAGFESGFSNWNETDPAAISSDAYSGSKSLKIQGSPARVYQVVDIQPNTEYTLSAYVLGKGQIGVNDLNGLFKNQTFNVSSWTKVTKTFTSANTNSLQVFAKHYNNTSDVRFDNFALVEGSDSNDGGSGGGSDNSDSSTIPSSITSGSIFDLEGDNPNPLVDDSTLVFVPLEAQHITPNGNGWRHEYKVKESLRVAMTQTYEVFEATVKVEMSDGGKTIISQHHASDTGTISKVYVSDTDESGFNDSVANNGIFDVYVRLRNTSGNEEKFALGTMTSGESFNLRVVNNYGDVEVTAFGNSFGIPVEDDSQSYFKFGNYLQSQDPYTLDKCGEAGNSNSFKNCFEDLGITESKVTMTNVSYTRQTN from the coding sequence ATGATTAACCATAAAAAAATGTTTTTTTACAGCGCAATTGCGACAAGTTCAGCACTATCTCATGCTGCAACAATTAATAATGCAGGCTTTGAAAGTGGCTTTAGTAACTGGAACGAAACTGATCCAGCCGCTATTTCTTCAGATGCTTACAGTGGCTCAAAATCGTTAAAAATTCAGGGTAGCCCAGCACGGGTTTATCAAGTGGTAGATATACAGCCCAATACTGAATACACCCTAAGTGCTTATGTGCTGGGTAAAGGGCAAATTGGTGTAAACGATTTAAATGGTTTATTTAAAAACCAAACTTTTAATGTTTCTTCGTGGACTAAAGTTACAAAAACTTTTACCTCAGCCAATACCAATTCACTGCAGGTTTTCGCTAAACACTACAACAACACCAGCGATGTAAGATTTGATAATTTTGCCTTGGTTGAAGGCAGTGACAGCAACGATGGTGGTTCAGGTGGCGGCAGCGATAACTCAGATAGCTCAACAATTCCTAGTAGCATAACCAGTGGTAGTATTTTTGATTTAGAAGGGGATAACCCAAACCCTCTCGTTGACGATAGCACCTTGGTGTTTGTGCCTTTAGAAGCGCAACATATTACGCCTAATGGTAATGGCTGGCGTCATGAATATAAGGTTAAAGAAAGCTTACGCGTTGCAATGACTCAAACCTATGAGGTGTTTGAAGCTACTGTAAAAGTTGAGATGTCAGATGGTGGCAAAACAATTATATCGCAGCACCATGCTAGCGATACCGGTACTATATCTAAAGTGTATGTGTCAGATACTGATGAGTCTGGTTTTAATGACAGTGTAGCGAATAACGGTATTTTTGATGTGTATGTCCGTTTACGAAATACCAGCGGTAATGAAGAAAAATTTGCTTTGGGTACAATGACCAGCGGCGAGTCATTTAACTTGCGTGTTGTTAACAACTACGGCGATGTGGAGGTTACGGCATTTGGAAACTCGTTCGGTATACCGGTAGAGGATGATTCGCAGTCATACTTTAAGTTTGGTAACTATCTGCAATCGCAAGACCCATACACACTTGATAAATGTGGTGAGGCAGGAAACTCTAACTCGTTTAAAAACTGTTTTGAGGATTTAGGCATTACAGAGTCTAAAGTGACGATGACGAATGTTAGTTATACCCGTCAAACAAACTAA